The Candidatus Koribacter versatilis Ellin345 genome has a segment encoding these proteins:
- a CDS encoding response regulator transcription factor yields MNEHILLIEDEEALLTTLTDRLRAEGYSVEVARNGEEGYHHGTRNVFDLIILDIQLPKRNGFDVCRDIRQAGVATPILMLTARGQLVDKVVGLKIGADDYMTKPFEMIELMARIEALLRRSPMRPPEKEEVQQFGDLRVDLRGTEVTREGKPVALSAREFQLLRYLLENRGKTVSRGELLKEVWGYSASTYTRTVDMHIASLRQKIEPDPKQPQWVHTVPGLGYKFAAL; encoded by the coding sequence ATGAACGAACATATCTTGCTGATCGAAGATGAAGAAGCGCTGCTCACGACGCTGACCGACCGGCTGCGCGCAGAAGGCTACTCGGTAGAGGTGGCCCGCAATGGAGAGGAAGGCTACCACCATGGAACGCGCAATGTGTTTGACCTGATCATCCTCGACATTCAATTGCCGAAGCGCAACGGATTCGACGTGTGCCGCGACATCCGGCAGGCGGGAGTGGCGACGCCGATCCTGATGCTCACCGCGCGAGGACAATTGGTGGATAAAGTCGTGGGGCTGAAAATCGGCGCCGACGATTACATGACCAAGCCCTTCGAGATGATCGAATTGATGGCGCGGATTGAGGCGCTACTGCGGCGATCGCCGATGCGTCCGCCGGAGAAGGAAGAAGTGCAGCAGTTCGGAGATTTGCGCGTGGACTTGCGGGGAACGGAAGTGACGCGTGAGGGGAAACCGGTGGCGTTGAGTGCGCGCGAGTTCCAGTTGCTGCGCTACCTGCTGGAGAACCGCGGAAAAACTGTATCGCGCGGCGAGTTGCTGAAAGAGGTATGGGGCTACAGTGCATCGACCTATACGCGGACCGTGGACATGCATATTGCGAGTTTGCGCCAGAAGATCGAGCCCGATCCGAAGCAGCCGCAGTGGGTGCACACCGTGCCTGGGCTGGGCTATAAGTTCGCGGCCCTATAA
- a CDS encoding electron transfer flavoprotein-ubiquinone oxidoreductase, translating to MIVFRKPLSGVDRPQMDADVVIVGGGPAGMACALRLSQLIDAHNQANPELQVSKENIYVLEKAREVGQHCLSGALLDPRSMNELLPGWEKEAPIEAPVSKESVYYLTKTGKIKAPITPPPMRDHGNYVISINRFVKWMGEKVEATGITLFTGFAGSELLIEDGKVTGVRTDDKGVDKRGEQKSNFDPGYDLKTKVLILAEGPRGSLTKQLVGRFNLEEHRNPQTYGVGVKELWELPAGRVAAGEVIYTLGYPLTFQEYGGAWIYGGKDNVVSLGFVTGLDYEDPRIDPQHVLQSFKAHPFIAKLLEGGKMIRYGAKSLPYGGWWALPPLAGDGWMIIGDSAGFLNSQRLKGIHLAIKSGMLAAESAFDAMLANEFSKKQLQSFPDKVNDSWIRTELWPVRNFHQGFEHGFVQGMMHTALQQVTGGHGIMNKYPAHAGHTKMHPVWDMLGYGDRRQRLIGPAKGDGKLTFDKLTDLYHSGTKHEEDQPAHLVIHDTNICSTRCAKEFGNPCTNFCPANVYEMVDSQDVPGGKEIHLNPSNCVHCKTCDIMDPYEIITWVPPEGGGGPNYDGM from the coding sequence ATGATCGTCTTCCGCAAACCGCTTTCGGGTGTTGATCGCCCGCAGATGGACGCCGACGTTGTGATCGTAGGCGGCGGCCCGGCCGGCATGGCCTGTGCCCTCCGTCTCTCGCAACTCATCGACGCGCACAACCAGGCCAACCCGGAACTCCAGGTCAGCAAAGAAAATATCTACGTCCTTGAAAAAGCGCGTGAGGTCGGCCAACACTGCCTCAGTGGAGCCCTGCTCGATCCGCGTTCGATGAACGAACTCCTCCCCGGCTGGGAGAAAGAAGCTCCGATTGAGGCCCCGGTTTCGAAGGAATCGGTCTACTACCTGACCAAGACCGGCAAGATCAAAGCGCCCATCACGCCGCCGCCCATGCGTGACCACGGCAACTACGTGATCTCGATCAACCGCTTCGTGAAATGGATGGGCGAAAAAGTCGAAGCCACCGGCATCACGCTCTTCACTGGCTTCGCCGGCAGCGAGCTGCTGATTGAAGACGGCAAAGTCACCGGCGTTCGCACCGACGACAAAGGCGTGGACAAGCGCGGCGAGCAAAAATCCAATTTCGACCCCGGCTACGATCTCAAAACCAAGGTCCTCATCCTCGCCGAAGGCCCGCGCGGCTCGCTAACCAAGCAACTCGTCGGCCGCTTCAATCTCGAGGAGCACCGCAATCCGCAGACCTACGGCGTCGGGGTCAAAGAGTTATGGGAACTCCCAGCGGGTCGTGTCGCTGCCGGCGAAGTCATCTACACCCTGGGCTACCCACTCACCTTCCAGGAATACGGTGGCGCGTGGATCTACGGCGGCAAAGACAACGTCGTCTCGCTTGGTTTCGTCACCGGCCTCGATTACGAAGATCCGCGCATCGATCCACAGCACGTGCTGCAATCCTTCAAGGCGCATCCATTTATCGCCAAGCTGCTCGAAGGCGGCAAGATGATCCGCTACGGCGCGAAGTCATTGCCCTACGGCGGATGGTGGGCGCTCCCACCCCTCGCAGGTGACGGCTGGATGATCATCGGCGACTCTGCAGGCTTCCTCAACTCGCAGCGCTTGAAAGGCATTCACCTCGCCATCAAGAGCGGCATGCTTGCCGCCGAGAGCGCCTTCGACGCGATGCTGGCCAACGAGTTCTCGAAGAAACAGCTTCAATCGTTCCCCGACAAAGTGAACGACAGCTGGATTCGCACTGAGCTCTGGCCCGTACGCAACTTCCACCAGGGCTTCGAACACGGCTTCGTCCAGGGAATGATGCACACCGCCCTACAGCAGGTCACCGGCGGTCACGGCATCATGAACAAATATCCCGCGCACGCCGGCCACACCAAGATGCATCCCGTGTGGGACATGCTTGGCTACGGCGATCGCCGTCAGCGACTCATCGGCCCCGCCAAGGGCGACGGCAAGCTCACGTTCGACAAACTCACCGACCTCTATCACTCCGGCACCAAACACGAAGAAGACCAGCCCGCGCACTTGGTCATTCACGACACGAACATTTGCAGTACGCGTTGCGCGAAAGAATTCGGTAACCCCTGCACCAACTTCTGCCCCGCGAATGTGTACGAGATGGTTGACTCGCAAGACGTTCCTGGCGGGAAAGAGATCCACCTCAACCCGTCGAACTGCGTCCACTGCAAGACCTGCGACATCATGGACCCGTACGAGATCATCACCTGGGTTCCGCCTGAGGGCGGCGGCGGACCGAATTACGACGGGATGTGA
- a CDS encoding ABC transporter permease, with product MIAAIVRTSLRGLRRDRGAMLLSFILPVAFFSIFAVIFGQSHSSTAKVSVAVVDEDQSPASQRLAEGLKAEPSLNAFTRPEDKKDEAPKPDYTAQTAESGVKSGEFPAALIIPKGFGAHPISFEPHTDDEPKIQILHDSSDPIAAQVIAGMLQKVVMTSMGDVMANQSVDYLSRAAGGLTGEQRKRIDSDLAQYREYLKQKDAAGTTAAKPAQEQTLVAMQIRDVVGEHKNASMISFYAAGIGVMFLLFTASAAGGSLLDESDSGALDRVLSSRVSMGTLLAGKMTYCTVLAFLQLCVMFLWGWAVFHLDLWQHIAGFLVMGISTAFAVANFGMILASVSKTRAQQGGVSTLLILTMSAIGGSMFPRFLMPPTMQKAGLFTINGWAIDGFTKVFWYDEPLIHLWQQVSVLLGAGIVLFVIARFFARRWESQ from the coding sequence ATGATTGCTGCCATTGTACGAACGAGTTTACGAGGACTGCGCCGGGACCGCGGGGCGATGCTGCTGTCGTTCATCCTGCCGGTGGCGTTCTTCAGTATCTTCGCGGTGATCTTCGGACAGTCGCACAGTAGCACGGCGAAGGTGAGCGTGGCGGTGGTGGACGAAGACCAGTCGCCGGCATCGCAAAGGCTAGCAGAAGGGCTGAAAGCGGAGCCATCACTGAACGCGTTCACACGCCCGGAGGATAAAAAGGACGAAGCGCCGAAGCCAGACTACACGGCGCAGACCGCCGAGTCCGGCGTGAAGAGTGGAGAATTCCCGGCGGCGCTAATTATTCCTAAGGGATTTGGTGCGCATCCGATTTCCTTCGAACCGCACACAGATGACGAGCCGAAGATTCAGATTCTCCACGACAGCTCCGATCCGATTGCGGCGCAAGTCATTGCGGGAATGCTGCAGAAGGTTGTGATGACCTCGATGGGCGACGTGATGGCGAACCAGAGTGTGGATTATCTCTCGCGCGCGGCAGGTGGGCTGACGGGAGAACAGCGAAAGCGGATTGATTCAGACCTGGCGCAGTATCGCGAATACCTGAAGCAGAAGGACGCTGCTGGAACGACGGCGGCGAAGCCCGCTCAAGAGCAGACGCTGGTTGCGATGCAGATTCGCGATGTGGTGGGCGAGCACAAAAATGCGTCGATGATCTCGTTTTACGCGGCTGGCATCGGCGTGATGTTCCTGCTGTTCACCGCGAGTGCGGCGGGCGGGTCGCTGCTCGATGAGTCGGATAGTGGCGCGCTGGATCGCGTATTGAGTTCGCGGGTGAGCATGGGGACGTTGCTTGCGGGAAAGATGACGTATTGCACAGTGCTGGCGTTCCTGCAGCTCTGCGTGATGTTCCTGTGGGGATGGGCGGTGTTTCACCTCGATTTGTGGCAGCACATCGCAGGCTTCCTGGTGATGGGCATTTCGACCGCATTCGCAGTCGCGAACTTCGGCATGATTCTCGCCAGTGTTTCTAAAACGCGAGCGCAGCAGGGAGGCGTAAGCACGCTGCTCATCCTGACGATGTCGGCGATTGGCGGCAGTATGTTTCCGCGCTTCCTGATGCCGCCGACGATGCAGAAGGCCGGACTGTTTACGATCAACGGTTGGGCAATCGATGGCTTCACGAAGGTGTTCTGGTACGACGAGCCATTGATTCATCTTTGGCAGCAGGTGAGCGTGCTGCTCGGCGCAGGGATTGTGCTCTTCGTGATCGCACGTTTCTTCGCGCGGCGCTGGGAATCCCAGTAA
- a CDS encoding ABC transporter ATP-binding protein, whose amino-acid sequence MSALPLRIDGLVKRFGQVTAVDGISLEVRERECLGLLGPNGAGKSTTIRSIVGRVKPDAGTVQIFGSAAESREARAAIGWVPQEIALYPLLTCRENLDSFGRYQGLSGNALRDAITWCLKWATLEDRAGAPVKELSGGMKRRLNMACGLIYRPKMVLMDEPTVGVDPQSRNHIFEMIEALRAEGMAIIYTTHYMEEAERLCDRIAIIDHGKVIASGTRDDLVHESFGGRSDVLMRIKDAKGQSAAFAAARGGTFDGEIAHFSIEQPTEIAGLLDGASKSGLEVIDVVLRRPNLESVFLQLTGRDLRE is encoded by the coding sequence ATGAGTGCGCTACCACTTCGAATTGACGGGCTGGTTAAAAGATTTGGCCAGGTCACGGCAGTGGACGGAATCTCGCTCGAGGTGCGCGAACGGGAGTGCCTTGGCCTGCTCGGCCCGAACGGCGCGGGGAAGTCCACGACAATCCGCAGCATTGTTGGACGCGTGAAGCCGGATGCGGGCACGGTTCAGATATTCGGGTCCGCGGCAGAGTCGCGTGAGGCGCGGGCAGCGATTGGGTGGGTGCCGCAGGAGATTGCGCTCTATCCGCTCCTGACATGTCGCGAGAACCTCGATTCATTCGGACGCTACCAGGGGCTGAGTGGGAACGCTTTGCGCGATGCGATCACCTGGTGTTTGAAGTGGGCGACGCTGGAAGACAGAGCGGGCGCGCCTGTGAAGGAGCTTTCGGGTGGCATGAAGCGTCGGCTGAACATGGCGTGCGGATTGATCTATCGTCCAAAAATGGTGCTGATGGACGAACCGACGGTGGGAGTGGATCCACAGTCGCGCAATCACATCTTCGAAATGATCGAGGCGTTGCGCGCGGAAGGCATGGCGATCATCTATACGACCCACTACATGGAAGAGGCCGAACGACTATGCGATCGGATCGCCATTATCGATCACGGCAAGGTGATCGCATCGGGTACGCGCGATGATCTCGTGCATGAGTCGTTTGGCGGACGCAGCGATGTGCTGATGCGAATCAAGGACGCGAAAGGGCAGAGCGCAGCATTTGCGGCAGCGCGCGGCGGGACGTTCGATGGAGAGATCGCACACTTCTCGATTGAGCAGCCGACAGAGATTGCAGGGCTGCTGGATGGCGCGAGCAAGAGTGGACTTGAGGTGATTGACGTGGTGCTGCGACGGCCGAATCTGGAGTCAGTGTTTCTGCAACTGACGGGAAGGGACCTGCGCGAATGA
- a CDS encoding sensor histidine kinase: protein MRNRLQERALWTAIIVAMVAVLAALAVLQYRWSKRVTDATEARINASLKASILDWHLSLLREISEPAFAMQVSSEPDNRENWNTYFERYRAWHGTATRPELFANLYLIRVPRSGEEAVFRRDIGEKRFHRENPPPRFAAMMNELRRQSLDPEMLERRVTDDPHTREDNLRGQIPHDPLFGWQFEQNLPALVHPLIHNDVETDEREGHGKRFRAADAELREEQEHARLPERDFDRDDTEPVTWIVIELDAKVLEQKLLPELALHYFGGPQGANYDNAVIAGRTERVLYSSSPEFVQRPFDHPDAVLDIFGPPPTNGTQLSHDFAGDFHAGGAKRATNVEEMRNMAAPTWMPVMQDGGHEPHWNLVVRHRRGSLEAQMAAIRRRDLGISLGILLLLGATMTMLIVVTRRAQRLARLQMEFVATVSHELRTPLAVICSAADNLSDGVVNGQQQLQRYGEMIKVQGRQLIALVEQILLFAATREGRQTYHLERLDVRKIIEVVVSNTAGLLDVSGVKLESEMESGLPQVIADLSAVSQCVQNLVINAVKYGGEAKWVRVTARRKASPEGREILIGVEDRGMGIAADELEHVFEPFYRSPQIAAAQIRGTGLGLPLAKSLAEAMNGSLTVSSEVGKGSTFTLHLPFAEDSPLRTAAEAATTGVLTSA, encoded by the coding sequence GTGAGAAACCGTCTTCAAGAACGCGCGCTCTGGACTGCCATTATCGTGGCGATGGTGGCGGTATTGGCGGCACTTGCCGTGCTTCAGTATCGGTGGAGCAAACGAGTTACCGACGCGACTGAAGCACGAATCAATGCGAGCCTGAAGGCATCCATACTGGACTGGCACTTAAGCCTGCTGAGGGAGATTTCGGAGCCTGCCTTCGCGATGCAGGTCAGCTCCGAGCCCGACAATCGAGAGAACTGGAACACTTATTTTGAGCGCTATCGAGCGTGGCACGGAACGGCGACGCGTCCTGAACTGTTCGCGAACCTGTACCTGATTCGCGTGCCCAGGTCCGGCGAGGAAGCTGTGTTTCGCCGCGATATCGGGGAGAAGCGTTTCCATCGTGAGAACCCGCCGCCGCGTTTTGCAGCGATGATGAATGAACTGCGCCGGCAGTCGCTTGATCCAGAGATGCTGGAGCGGCGAGTGACCGACGATCCACACACGCGGGAAGACAATCTTCGCGGGCAGATTCCACACGATCCGTTGTTCGGCTGGCAATTCGAGCAAAACCTTCCAGCGCTGGTACATCCGCTCATCCATAACGACGTAGAGACCGATGAGCGGGAGGGACACGGAAAGCGCTTTCGCGCAGCGGATGCGGAGTTGCGCGAAGAACAGGAACACGCGCGATTGCCAGAGCGGGATTTCGATCGCGACGATACGGAGCCGGTGACGTGGATCGTGATTGAACTGGACGCCAAGGTACTCGAACAGAAATTACTGCCGGAACTGGCGCTCCATTACTTCGGCGGCCCACAGGGAGCGAACTACGACAACGCGGTGATTGCCGGGCGAACGGAGCGGGTGTTGTACTCGTCGTCGCCGGAATTTGTGCAGCGTCCGTTCGACCACCCGGATGCGGTGCTTGATATTTTTGGTCCGCCTCCGACCAATGGCACGCAGCTCTCGCACGATTTTGCCGGCGACTTCCATGCCGGAGGCGCGAAGCGCGCAACCAACGTGGAGGAGATGCGAAACATGGCGGCGCCGACGTGGATGCCGGTGATGCAGGATGGCGGGCATGAGCCGCACTGGAACCTGGTGGTGAGACACCGGCGTGGTTCTCTGGAGGCGCAAATGGCGGCGATCCGGCGGCGGGACCTTGGAATCAGCCTTGGCATCCTGTTGCTGCTGGGCGCGACGATGACGATGCTGATTGTGGTGACGCGCCGAGCGCAGAGGTTGGCGCGGCTGCAAATGGAGTTTGTAGCGACCGTATCGCACGAATTGCGTACCCCGCTGGCCGTGATTTGTTCCGCGGCCGATAACCTGAGCGACGGCGTGGTCAATGGGCAGCAGCAGCTACAACGCTATGGGGAGATGATCAAAGTCCAGGGGCGGCAATTGATCGCGCTGGTGGAACAGATATTGTTATTCGCCGCGACGCGTGAAGGACGACAGACCTACCATCTGGAGCGCCTGGACGTCAGAAAGATTATTGAAGTGGTGGTGTCGAACACAGCCGGATTGCTCGATGTTTCCGGAGTCAAGCTCGAATCAGAGATGGAGAGCGGATTGCCACAGGTGATTGCGGACCTGAGTGCGGTGTCGCAGTGTGTGCAGAACCTGGTGATCAATGCCGTGAAGTATGGCGGCGAAGCGAAGTGGGTGCGCGTTACAGCGCGCCGGAAGGCGAGTCCGGAGGGACGGGAGATCTTGATTGGGGTAGAAGACCGCGGCATGGGCATTGCAGCGGATGAGTTGGAACATGTCTTCGAGCCGTTCTATCGCAGTCCACAGATCGCTGCCGCGCAAATCCGCGGCACGGGCCTGGGATTGCCGCTGGCAAAAAGCCTGGCGGAGGCGATGAACGGATCATTGACCGTGAGCAGTGAAGTCGGCAAGGGGAGCACATTTACGCTGCACCTGCCGTTTGCGGAAGATTCGCCGCTGCGGACTGCGGCGGAAGCAGCAACTACGGGAGTGTTGACCAGCGCATGA
- a CDS encoding adenosine deaminase family protein yields MTSFRKRSVVLFVLLSSFVFSQAKPAPAAASGEARTDRYMQSIRGNIPLLTEFLQEMPKGGDLHYHLSGGVYAETMIGWAAEGKLCVTTQTLELVKPPCNEGAGNVPAESALSNPVLYRQMVDAWSMRNWQEGHESGHDHFFDTFEKFGLSNDGHTGDMLAEAARRAAANHELYQELMLTADGGRVSEVGKHVGWIEDFKTMRETLLANGLLDAVATGSKNIAEAEQQRDAALQCTGAKPEPACKITQRFIYQVLRGLSKQVVFAQILAGFEMASRDPHVVGFNLVMPEDYYVPMRDYDLHMRIIDFLKPLYPKVHISLHAGELAPGLVPPDGLSFHIREAVELGHADRIGHGVDVMEEDNALDLVKEMAKRKVMVEINLTSNDVILGIRGKDHPLATYMKYGVPVALSTDDEGVSRSDLSMEYMRGATDQGLTYAQLKTMARTSLEHAFVSGESLWRDEHFARVKQCAADRVAPEKLSEGCQSYLRANQKAMLQWELEKQFGAFESRW; encoded by the coding sequence ATGACATCCTTTCGCAAGCGTTCGGTCGTTCTTTTCGTTCTCCTTTCTTCGTTTGTTTTCTCACAAGCCAAACCCGCGCCCGCTGCCGCTTCCGGCGAAGCCCGCACCGATCGCTACATGCAGTCCATTCGCGGCAATATTCCGTTGCTCACGGAGTTTCTGCAGGAAATGCCCAAAGGCGGCGACCTTCACTATCACCTCTCCGGCGGCGTCTACGCCGAGACGATGATCGGCTGGGCCGCTGAAGGCAAGCTCTGCGTCACCACCCAAACCCTCGAACTCGTGAAGCCGCCATGCAATGAAGGCGCCGGCAATGTTCCCGCCGAGAGCGCGCTAAGCAACCCCGTCCTCTACCGTCAAATGGTGGACGCCTGGTCTATGCGCAACTGGCAGGAGGGACACGAGTCAGGCCACGATCATTTCTTCGACACCTTCGAAAAATTCGGCCTCTCCAATGACGGCCACACCGGCGACATGCTCGCCGAAGCCGCCCGCCGTGCTGCCGCCAACCACGAGCTCTACCAGGAACTGATGCTCACCGCCGATGGTGGACGCGTTTCCGAAGTCGGCAAGCACGTCGGCTGGATCGAAGATTTCAAGACGATGCGCGAGACTCTCCTGGCCAATGGTCTGCTCGACGCCGTAGCCACCGGCAGCAAAAACATCGCCGAAGCCGAACAGCAGCGCGACGCCGCTCTCCAGTGCACCGGCGCGAAACCGGAGCCTGCCTGCAAGATCACTCAGCGCTTCATTTATCAAGTGCTTCGTGGGTTGTCGAAGCAGGTCGTCTTCGCGCAAATTCTTGCGGGCTTCGAAATGGCTTCACGCGATCCCCACGTCGTTGGCTTCAATCTCGTCATGCCTGAGGACTACTACGTTCCGATGCGCGACTATGACTTGCACATGCGTATCATCGACTTCCTCAAGCCGCTCTACCCCAAGGTGCACATCTCTCTGCACGCCGGTGAACTCGCACCCGGCCTCGTTCCACCCGATGGCCTCAGCTTTCACATCCGCGAAGCTGTTGAACTCGGACACGCGGACCGCATCGGTCACGGTGTAGACGTGATGGAAGAAGACAACGCGCTCGACCTCGTTAAAGAAATGGCCAAGCGCAAGGTTATGGTCGAGATCAATCTCACCAGCAACGATGTCATTCTTGGCATTCGTGGCAAAGACCATCCACTCGCCACCTATATGAAGTACGGCGTTCCGGTCGCGCTCTCCACTGACGACGAAGGCGTCTCCCGTTCCGATCTTTCGATGGAATACATGCGCGGCGCCACCGATCAGGGGCTCACCTACGCGCAACTCAAAACGATGGCCCGCACTTCGCTCGAGCACGCATTCGTTAGCGGCGAAAGCCTCTGGCGCGACGAACACTTCGCTCGCGTCAAGCAATGCGCGGCTGACCGCGTTGCGCCTGAGAAGCTCTCTGAAGGGTGCCAGTCGTATTTGCGAGCGAATCAAAAGGCAATGCTGCAATGGGAGTTGGAGAAGCAATTCGGAGCTTTTGAAAGCCGCTGGTAA